One window from the genome of Borrelia puertoricensis encodes:
- a CDS encoding DUF792 family protein: MISQITTDFTYKYKDTAPLKATLDPLNLTPSQITNILKETFNEISTVFMAYNFLSLCPRMDFKGLGYVPQGFFILPKSELISTTYTTTCSKRPVIDYYTRKAEYVSYNPTFTGEVITLNNAVLTSAYKELLNFSTSTAFGKLIFPHTSNLAKQQLVNRVQESVPFSLYSPTLGFRSIVAITSLTLKDTVYLDEVEISLTLEVLKTFNVYKG, from the coding sequence ATGATATCACAAATTACAACTGATTTTACTTATAAATACAAAGACACAGCACCCCTAAAGGCAACCCTAGACCCTTTAAATCTTACACCATCACAAATAACAAATATTCTTAAAGAAACATTTAATGAAATCTCTACTGTGTTTATGGCATATAATTTCTTAAGTTTATGTCCAAGGATGGACTTTAAAGGACTTGGATATGTCCCTCAAGGGTTCTTCATTTTACCTAAAAGTGAACTAATTAGCACAACTTACACCACAACATGTTCAAAACGTCCTGTAATTGACTATTATACACGTAAAGCTGAATATGTAAGCTACAATCCAACTTTTACTGGCGAAGTTATCACACTAAATAATGCTGTATTAACTAGTGCTTATAAGGAACTGCTTAATTTTTCAACCAGTACGGCTTTTGGAAAGTTAATTTTTCCTCATACTAGTAATTTAGCAAAACAACAACTGGTTAACAGAGTTCAAGAGAGTGTACCATTTAGCCTCTACAGCCCAACTCTAGGGTTTAGAAGCATAGTTGCAATTACATCTCTTACCCTTAAAGACACAGTATACCTTGATGAGGTTGAAATTAGTCTCACATTAGAAGTTCTTAAAACATTTAATGTATATAAAGGATAA
- a CDS encoding DUF777 family protein, with product MNLNYEIYRMNSQMKGSALTQEEIKLWTYRNIFISRLGIIKSFNSSTQEGVVLLSGETDLEIKTRNISNMHFNLSEGESVILLQSSINLFNEDDDNYFDKNYFYILKPINMQNVTIKVNDFAIDIQHPIDIKANNTSLKAVLEEIVSCLYNLRVTGQSVVDPSFYSNLTKITTKINMLLK from the coding sequence ATGAACTTGAATTATGAAATATACAGAATGAATAGCCAAATGAAAGGTTCAGCACTAACACAAGAAGAGATCAAACTATGGACTTACAGAAACATCTTTATCTCTAGGCTAGGAATAATTAAATCTTTTAACTCCTCTACACAAGAAGGTGTTGTTTTACTCTCTGGAGAGACAGATTTAGAGATTAAAACACGAAATATATCAAATATGCACTTTAATCTTAGCGAAGGTGAGAGTGTTATCCTTCTTCAAAGTAGTATTAACCTTTTTAATGAGGATGATGATAATTATTTTGATAAAAACTATTTCTATATTCTAAAGCCTATTAATATGCAAAATGTTACTATCAAAGTTAATGACTTTGCAATTGACATACAACACCCAATAGACATTAAAGCTAATAATACAAGTTTAAAGGCAGTACTAGAAGAGATTGTCTCTTGTCTATACAATTTAAGGGTTACTGGACAATCAGTCGTTGATCCTAGTTTTTACAGTAATCTTACAAAGATTACAACTAAGATAAATATGTTACTTAAATAG
- a CDS encoding BBA14 family lipoprotein: MSKFIKLTLSTLILSCTSIASLTEEPTPPKTHTIKELSVYEAKLSDYVMYLQVFLTRTKKKVNDPKYPKFTYFDASTLKYESTIDNLMFNINLFQEYISITKPIVQMVYRKYSKLQN; this comes from the coding sequence TTGAGCAAATTTATAAAATTGACCCTCTCAACACTTATTCTCTCATGTACATCCATAGCATCACTAACTGAAGAACCAACACCACCTAAAACACACACTATTAAAGAACTTAGTGTCTATGAAGCTAAGTTATCTGATTATGTTATGTACTTACAAGTATTCTTAACTAGAACAAAGAAAAAGGTTAATGACCCAAAGTATCCTAAGTTTACTTATTTTGACGCATCAACACTGAAATATGAGAGTACAATTGATAATTTAATGTTTAACATCAATTTGTTTCAAGAATATATCAGTATAACTAAACCCATTGTCCAAATGGTGTATAGGAAATATTCAAAATTACAAAATTAA
- a CDS encoding plasmid maintenance protein gives MRRTKKPTNKHQHKLIVLISTLNYMNLNLNQYTQSNILYYFNNNMKKNDQKPIKLKTLQSYLYKLEKVFKVTINYYKHLGVNMGTEIHYKLKYSKKECYRIINKHFRDKKEERHKNRVSAYLEKTCTKNSSVEKWECSNNTYNNKKEDKNRIKSIEKLQVEKYAKKCNFKSNAFLSILNLEANKDFKIQLLKAIKIAENSEYKRINDIKPNNSKLESKQKELSKILDEIKATLKNEGYDSKQLETQIQNVYEQYKNKPHFIIEKDKYSDLKKIIVKLKKTVEFANKNAKENEGNIRNNVFSILLEQLRHKVDVSILAPILKNYLSKQNKLGYSKIFSNHYYHELLELMENNKDNLQLGESKKVTS, from the coding sequence ATGAGGAGAACAAAAAAACCTACCAACAAACACCAACACAAATTAATCGTTTTAATATCTACACTAAATTATATGAACTTAAATCTTAATCAATACACTCAAAGCAACATACTTTATTACTTTAATAACAATATGAAAAAAAACGACCAAAAACCTATTAAACTTAAAACTCTACAAAGCTATCTCTATAAATTAGAAAAAGTATTTAAAGTAACAATTAATTATTACAAACATTTGGGTGTTAACATGGGTACTGAAATTCATTACAAACTTAAATACTCTAAAAAAGAATGTTACCGAATAATCAATAAACACTTTAGAGATAAAAAAGAAGAAAGACACAAAAACCGTGTTAGTGCATATCTTGAAAAGACTTGTACTAAAAATAGCAGTGTAGAAAAATGGGAGTGTTCTAATAATACTTATAATAATAAAAAAGAAGATAAAAACAGAATAAAATCTATAGAAAAATTACAAGTAGAAAAGTACGCTAAGAAATGCAATTTTAAATCAAATGCTTTCCTTTCTATTTTGAATTTAGAAGCGAACAAGGATTTTAAAATTCAATTATTAAAAGCTATTAAAATAGCTGAAAATAGTGAGTATAAAAGAATAAATGATATTAAACCAAATAACAGTAAACTTGAAAGTAAACAAAAAGAATTGAGTAAGATACTAGATGAGATAAAAGCCACTTTAAAGAATGAAGGGTATGACAGTAAACAATTAGAAACCCAAATACAAAACGTATATGAACAATATAAAAATAAACCACACTTTATCATAGAAAAAGATAAATACAGTGATTTAAAAAAGATAATAGTAAAACTTAAAAAAACAGTTGAATTTGCTAATAAAAATGCAAAAGAAAATGAAGGAAACATTAGGAATAACGTATTTAGCATACTTCTTGAACAATTAAGACACAAAGTAGACGTATCGATTTTAGCACCAATATTAAAGAATTATTTAAGCAAACAGAACAAATTAGGATATAGCAAAATATTTAGTAACCATTACTATCATGAGCTTTTAGAGTTAATGGAAAATAATAAAGATAATTTACAATTAGGGGAATCTAAAAAAGTTACTAGTTAA
- a CDS encoding ParA family protein, with protein MDRKKPKVITIASIKGGVGKSVLTIIFSYVLKKMGKKVLLVDLDPQNSITSYFIKYIKNIEEFNIYALLKEDFNTNFSKYLNEINNNMYIIASHPILRNFEQELIEYKELLLEFCLNGNLPNYHFDYVIIDTAPNSKALLFNALNITDNLVVPIEVERWSVETFPQILNSVKKTEIIKNKKIEVSIVKNKFIKNRNTLKDIENLLNEHYEKLIKGKIHFSNGIRVFINELLVPNESENYYKEIKEALSNILFI; from the coding sequence ATGGATAGAAAAAAACCTAAAGTAATTACGATCGCATCAATTAAAGGAGGAGTTGGTAAAAGTGTTTTAACTATTATTTTCAGTTATGTTTTAAAAAAAATGGGTAAAAAAGTACTTTTAGTAGACTTAGATCCACAAAATAGTATAACTAGTTATTTCATTAAATATATAAAAAATATAGAAGAATTTAATATTTATGCTTTGTTAAAAGAAGATTTTAATACTAATTTTAGTAAATATTTGAATGAGATAAATAACAATATGTATATTATCGCATCTCATCCTATACTGAGAAATTTTGAACAAGAGTTAATTGAATATAAAGAATTATTATTGGAATTTTGTTTAAATGGTAATTTACCAAATTATCATTTTGATTATGTAATTATTGATACAGCCCCAAATTCAAAGGCTTTATTGTTTAATGCTTTAAATATCACGGATAATCTTGTCGTTCCTATTGAAGTTGAAAGGTGGTCAGTTGAAACATTTCCACAGATTTTAAATTCAGTAAAAAAAACAGAGATTATTAAGAATAAAAAAATAGAAGTATCAATAGTAAAAAATAAATTTATCAAAAATAGGAACACCTTAAAAGATATAGAAAACCTCTTAAATGAGCATTATGAAAAGCTTATTAAGGGTAAAATCCATTTTTCGAATGGAATAAGAGTTTTTATTAACGAATTACTTGTTCCAAATGAAAGTGAAAATTATTATAAAGAAATAAAAGAGGCTTTAAGTAACATACTATTTATATAA
- a CDS encoding BlyB family putative holin accessory protein, translating into MKLSTAKLSVDILNNFTEIIKNNHHGKNTATYINIFTKVVNYFYALYEASIYQMEGREAIKLLSEIEEILRINIEIIENSIDSDELSKYTSQLRAKRNKIMSTYIKMLKEA; encoded by the coding sequence ATGAAATTAAGCACTGCTAAATTAAGTGTTGATATTTTAAATAACTTTACCGAAATTATTAAAAATAATCATCACGGGAAAAATACTGCTACTTACATCAACATTTTTACTAAAGTGGTTAATTATTTTTACGCTCTATATGAGGCTAGCATATACCAAATGGAAGGGAGGGAGGCTATTAAACTACTTTCTGAAATTGAGGAGATACTAAGGATTAACATTGAAATTATAGAAAATTCTATTGACTCTGATGAGCTTTCAAAATACACATCTCAACTTAGAGCTAAACGTAACAAGATAATGAGTACTTACATCAAAATGTTAAAGGAGGCATAA
- a CDS encoding BlyA family holin, whose amino-acid sequence MNELDNNLLNFLLQLININEVKLVIIAAFILSLGLIFKPAIKDILTILASKIKTQKGDTDKGEDL is encoded by the coding sequence TTGAATGAACTTGATAATAATTTATTAAATTTTTTACTTCAACTAATTAACATCAATGAAGTTAAGTTAGTTATTATTGCTGCATTTATCTTAAGTCTTGGGCTGATTTTCAAGCCAGCAATTAAAGATATACTAACTATTTTAGCTAGTAAGATAAAAACACAAAAAGGAGACACAGATAAAGGGGAGGATTTATGA
- a CDS encoding DUF693 family protein, translating to MDLRLIKYDFKIEFYNLSQTSTSEEKPKIIIKTEDGIHIDISISDIYSSNNYVCAKRIKLTLWNLSLDFTRNVNEGDIVKIFYKKFADSRDYDFIMSGYLGVPMSTDYDTGDFSVDLEVHLSTKSNYFNRKLDINQFQGMSVENAISIAFPNRHIINMSYADRTKIIDESFCANTPLEFIEKITKKYVQSVRTDIIPKDQRQIIKESTLGLEHVECNYIFTNATPEAGHTNYLLLEDFGLHFIPQQEIAIGSTRNIRLIYWNAKIMYTHKLKVGDRVKFLDSLGSEVKSSIIETSAALSNTGECSLTLKLYDDSNYLNIKGEAK from the coding sequence ATGGATCTCAGGCTTATCAAATACGACTTTAAAATCGAATTTTATAACCTAAGTCAAACTAGCACATCAGAAGAAAAACCTAAAATCATAATTAAAACTGAAGACGGTATACACATTGACATATCAATATCTGATATTTACTCAAGCAATAATTATGTGTGTGCAAAGAGAATCAAGCTAACTCTTTGGAATTTATCTCTTGATTTTACTCGTAATGTAAATGAAGGAGATATTGTAAAGATATTTTATAAAAAATTTGCTGACTCTAGAGATTATGATTTTATTATGTCAGGGTATTTAGGTGTTCCTATGAGTACTGATTATGATACTGGTGATTTTAGTGTTGATCTTGAAGTTCATCTGTCAACAAAAAGTAATTATTTCAATCGCAAACTTGACATAAATCAATTTCAAGGCATGAGTGTAGAGAATGCCATCTCTATAGCATTTCCTAATAGACATATAATCAATATGAGTTATGCTGATAGAACAAAAATTATAGATGAGAGTTTTTGTGCAAATACTCCTCTTGAGTTTATTGAAAAGATAACTAAAAAGTATGTTCAAAGTGTTAGGACAGATATTATACCTAAAGATCAAAGACAAATTATTAAAGAATCAACTCTAGGACTTGAGCATGTTGAGTGTAATTATATCTTTACTAACGCAACACCTGAAGCTGGACATACAAATTATTTACTACTTGAAGATTTTGGTCTTCACTTTATCCCGCAACAAGAAATTGCTATCGGAAGTACCCGCAATATAAGACTTATATATTGGAATGCCAAGATTATGTATACACACAAACTAAAAGTTGGTGATAGGGTCAAATTTCTAGACTCTCTGGGGAGTGAAGTTAAGAGTAGCATTATAGAGACTAGTGCTGCTTTAAGCAATACTGGTGAGTGCTCACTTACCTTGAAGCTTTATGATGACTCTAATTATTTAAATATCAAAGGAGAAGCTAAATAA
- a CDS encoding chromosome replication/partitioning protein, protein MQNKNIILNDREQNLSTKDNKIKYEAYKNQLRAILLNEIEDRIKIMKILYEIKENKLYKIDGYINFNSFLEDFVIARTQAFKYLKIYKEILKGTLNLEELKKEGIKGVLKKIKISQKSKENPIKPLRFQLKSQESYDFYKQNAKFTSFLMDRLFSSKKDLIEEFMKEFKSLKG, encoded by the coding sequence ATGCAAAATAAAAATATTATTTTAAATGATAGAGAGCAAAATTTAAGTACTAAGGATAATAAGATAAAATATGAGGCTTATAAAAATCAATTAAGAGCCATTCTGTTGAATGAAATAGAAGATAGAATTAAGATAATGAAAATTTTATATGAAATTAAAGAAAATAAATTGTATAAAATTGATGGGTATATTAATTTTAATAGTTTTTTAGAAGACTTCGTCATAGCAAGGACCCAGGCTTTTAAATATTTAAAGATATATAAGGAAATATTAAAAGGAACTTTGAATTTAGAAGAGCTTAAAAAAGAGGGTATAAAAGGTGTTCTCAAAAAGATTAAGATATCTCAAAAATCAAAAGAAAATCCAATAAAACCATTAAGATTTCAACTTAAGAGTCAAGAGAGTTATGATTTTTATAAGCAAAATGCAAAGTTTACAAGTTTTTTAATGGATAGGCTTTTTTCAAGTAAGAAAGATCTGATTGAAGAATTTATGAAAGAATTTAAAAGTTTAAAAGGTTGA
- a CDS encoding ERF family protein, with translation MTKTRMRRAVKKLGKQKIKVTDIRVNNQALVTDENQARVNFLKSLYSLRMNLSGVAKNLNGYGYKYQNFNEIIREIKNVIKSNNLDIDFLQCPTFKVVGNNTINVITTTFYSPSSGYSESFDTPIYTEEFSSLGAKNQNTLSQLVGSCITYHKRYALVGYLSIESEVDTDASSLEHIQGANEELASSVNVPLVNSLKRDKTVNTKRVTKGETKQPPVSHKSVTSLDKLPKRIPVKYHYYKNLLQASKRMHSVLDHTPFDSLETIDKFLLQLNNADDSSILEFFETKPELKTIDYWRDLINSYLKRTKSDPEVIEGFSKFLACRESKYGQSPLKLFGYIASDDNFGYLCNN, from the coding sequence ATGACAAAAACTAGAATGCGCAGAGCAGTTAAGAAACTGGGTAAACAAAAGATAAAAGTAACAGATATAAGAGTAAATAATCAAGCTTTAGTAACTGATGAGAATCAAGCAAGGGTAAACTTTCTAAAATCTCTATACAGTCTACGTATGAATTTAAGTGGTGTTGCTAAGAATCTTAATGGATATGGGTATAAATATCAAAATTTCAATGAGATAATCAGAGAGATAAAGAATGTTATAAAGAGTAACAATTTAGATATTGATTTCCTGCAATGTCCAACATTTAAAGTTGTGGGAAATAATACAATTAATGTTATTACAACAACATTTTACAGTCCAAGTAGTGGGTATAGCGAGTCATTTGATACTCCAATTTACACAGAAGAATTTTCTTCTCTAGGGGCAAAGAATCAAAATACTTTATCGCAACTTGTAGGTTCATGCATAACATATCATAAAAGATATGCTCTTGTAGGATACCTATCAATAGAGAGTGAAGTTGACACCGATGCTAGTTCATTGGAGCATATTCAAGGAGCTAATGAGGAATTAGCCAGTAGTGTAAATGTTCCACTTGTAAATTCTCTAAAGAGAGATAAAACTGTTAATACTAAAAGAGTAACTAAAGGTGAAACAAAACAGCCACCTGTAAGTCACAAATCTGTAACTAGTCTTGATAAGCTGCCTAAACGTATACCCGTTAAGTATCATTATTACAAAAATTTACTTCAAGCATCTAAAAGAATGCATTCGGTATTAGATCATACACCTTTTGATAGTTTAGAAACAATAGATAAGTTTTTACTGCAATTAAATAATGCTGATGATTCGAGTATACTTGAGTTTTTTGAAACTAAACCAGAGCTTAAGACTATAGATTATTGGAGAGATCTTATAAATAGTTATTTAAAGAGAACAAAGTCTGATCCAGAAGTAATTGAAGGTTTTTCTAAATTTTTAGCCTGCAGAGAGTCAAAATATGGCCAGAGTCCACTCAAATTATTTGGATATATAGCTAGTGATGATAATTTTGGATATCTATGTAATAATTAA
- a CDS encoding DUF735 family protein: protein MVNIPTFLKDTQVEKIINTELVFINKIIKEIKELIANFEDTHASEHLNSRFIAFWLSDILQIIYSTNQTLDTLAKNIDSVLFALRHIGTHESFIKLFKAFLNVDIVPTTLEPGVINIKLKSHIKTNVIVFIVGSTPKDTPYKKIIFRTKENGQIFKKAWTMTLLPKGYEHSIYAFIKKLIPIGRVLKIQNHEGKFVREFKG, encoded by the coding sequence ATGGTAAATATACCTACATTTCTTAAAGACACCCAAGTTGAAAAAATAATAAATACTGAACTGGTGTTTATAAATAAAATCATAAAAGAAATTAAAGAGCTTATTGCTAATTTTGAAGATACTCATGCTAGCGAGCATTTAAATTCAAGATTCATAGCGTTTTGGTTATCTGATATACTACAAATTATTTACTCAACCAACCAAACACTTGACACACTTGCTAAAAATATTGATAGTGTGCTGTTTGCTCTACGTCATATTGGAACACATGAATCATTTATAAAACTATTTAAGGCTTTTCTTAATGTTGATATTGTGCCTACTACCCTAGAACCTGGTGTTATTAATATCAAACTTAAGAGTCATATTAAAACTAATGTTATCGTATTTATTGTAGGTAGTACTCCAAAAGACACCCCATATAAAAAAATTATATTCAGGACTAAAGAGAATGGGCAAATCTTTAAAAAAGCTTGGACTATGACCTTGCTTCCTAAAGGATATGAGCATTCAATTTATGCATTTATCAAAAAACTGATTCCTATTGGAAGGGTACTTAAGATACAAAACCATGAGGGTAAATTCGTCAGAGAATTTAAAGGATAA
- a CDS encoding DUF276 domain-containing protein (DUF276 is restricted to Borreliella and related spirochetes.): MSILFDPDFGTLKQDIQQIINTKREYLKDMYGITINNDPTSIYNIIASSLAIKEYELIGEVNKLFSLLKPDAPYWKEIQKHISIKSTTYDAIKSALLNLNGISNVNIKSTAGKASIYLILDDLMMSEDKSQITNSNLKALIWETLYLTCPVGTVFEGDILIDGINSQNQKIDYKVSIGKRKYAYLKSKYKVNLENHIYLNIDSKIREIYTRIKNNNYTDMGISFEYQDFFAPVNEIKGVHCIDISIAIKDNLEVKITDINTSEFKQNENIQIQANEILDLDFNADRLLIDISS, encoded by the coding sequence ATGAGTATTCTCTTTGATCCTGACTTTGGAACTTTAAAACAGGATATACAACAAATAATTAATACCAAACGTGAATATTTAAAAGACATGTATGGAATTACAATTAATAATGACCCCACATCAATTTACAATATCATTGCAAGCTCACTTGCAATAAAAGAATATGAACTTATAGGTGAGGTTAACAAATTATTCTCTCTTCTTAAACCAGATGCTCCTTATTGGAAGGAGATACAAAAACATATAAGCATTAAAAGTACTACCTATGATGCTATAAAGAGTGCATTACTAAATCTTAATGGAATTAGTAATGTCAATATTAAAAGCACAGCCGGAAAGGCTAGTATTTACCTAATATTAGATGACTTGATGATGAGTGAAGATAAGAGTCAAATTACAAACTCTAATCTTAAAGCATTAATTTGGGAGACACTTTATCTTACATGTCCTGTTGGTACAGTTTTTGAAGGCGATATTCTCATAGATGGAATTAATAGCCAAAACCAAAAAATTGATTACAAAGTATCAATTGGCAAACGCAAGTACGCATATCTTAAGAGTAAATACAAAGTCAATCTTGAAAATCACATATATTTGAACATTGACTCTAAAATTAGAGAAATTTATACTCGAATTAAAAATAATAACTACACAGATATGGGAATCAGTTTTGAATATCAAGATTTCTTTGCTCCTGTTAATGAAATTAAAGGTGTTCATTGCATTGACATCTCCATTGCTATAAAAGATAACCTGGAGGTAAAAATTACTGATATTAATACAAGTGAGTTCAAGCAAAATGAGAATATTCAAATTCAAGCAAATGAAATTTTAGATCTAGATTTTAATGCTGATCGCTTGCTAATTGATATCTCTTCATAA
- a CDS encoding DUF685 domain-containing protein encodes MSTQAQESVVKHDDTIEIKNLNKVTKLEPTNLLVLDDGFSSCHAITLDNFHKDLHTKIFIDDGDRKNDFKQVIKTLIANELLGDSNFINQVYSQVLTKFLNDDSSSISKTYSKVVEKLNNNESSVMDSIISKVTNKFESNLPEDNLSKSHYLIGLYYSSLKKIPVQEYLTGISNSFSVSSTTTIRATSYNSSDDYYRNTVYMSSLKYGRYIFELGATSTSNHEEIIIQTDSSYDDTPIYLIVKVDAISNSTAQSNKEVSIKYSYSSKRTLFRLSSVHGGTGFNGNILEGWYMQKNVSGSPLLVKL; translated from the coding sequence ATGTCAACTCAAGCACAAGAGAGTGTTGTAAAACACGATGATACAATTGAGATTAAAAATCTAAATAAAGTAACCAAACTTGAACCTACTAATCTTTTAGTCCTAGATGATGGGTTTTCTAGTTGTCATGCCATTACTCTTGATAACTTCCATAAAGACTTACATACAAAAATATTTATTGATGATGGCGATCGAAAGAATGATTTCAAACAAGTTATCAAAACACTAATTGCCAATGAATTACTAGGTGACTCCAACTTTATAAACCAAGTTTATAGTCAAGTACTTACCAAATTTTTAAATGATGACTCTAGTAGTATTTCAAAGACATATAGTAAAGTTGTAGAAAAACTTAACAATAATGAATCTAGTGTTATGGACAGTATTATAAGTAAAGTTACAAATAAATTTGAATCTAACTTACCTGAAGATAATTTAAGCAAAAGTCATTACCTTATAGGACTTTACTACTCTAGTTTAAAGAAAATCCCAGTACAAGAATATCTAACTGGTATTAGTAATAGTTTTAGTGTAAGTAGTACTACTACAATAAGAGCAACTAGTTATAATAGTAGTGACGATTATTATAGAAACACTGTGTACATGTCTAGTTTAAAATATGGTCGTTATATTTTTGAACTTGGAGCCACATCCACATCTAACCATGAAGAAATTATTATACAAACAGACAGTTCATATGATGATACTCCTATATATTTAATTGTAAAAGTTGATGCAATCTCTAATTCAACTGCTCAATCTAACAAAGAAGTAAGCATAAAATATAGCTATTCTTCAAAACGAACCCTATTTAGGCTTTCAAGTGTACACGGCGGTACAGGTTTTAATGGAAATATTTTAGAAGGTTGGTATATGCAAAAGAATGTGAGTGGCTCTCCTTTACTTGTGAAGCTATAA
- a CDS encoding DUF226 domain-containing protein, which yields MKSVLERLKKKKLEIKSNKNKSIFLKIEETSNRKIYHTKIVMDFYAFGVDKKKKNRFFVTLRELLNQEKVKSFNLFSIKGDDKFLGIYYGYSKPIQNVVRRYEDNGVIKKHTFSKVYYIEFRFKKGSVRCYIKGISRLLKKDKIYTKYYSSLITTLLTLEKEVYEFYNKKLPEGGLITKWIEKNLK from the coding sequence ATGAAGAGTGTGTTAGAACGTCTTAAAAAGAAGAAGTTAGAGATTAAATCAAATAAAAATAAATCCATTTTTCTTAAAATAGAAGAAACTAGCAATAGAAAGATTTATCATACAAAAATTGTGATGGATTTCTATGCATTTGGAGTAGATAAGAAAAAAAAGAACAGATTTTTTGTTACATTGAGAGAATTATTAAATCAAGAAAAAGTAAAATCATTTAATTTATTTTCTATAAAAGGAGATGATAAATTTTTAGGCATTTATTATGGCTATAGTAAACCGATACAGAATGTGGTTAGAAGATATGAAGATAATGGAGTTATCAAAAAGCACACATTCTCAAAAGTTTATTATATAGAATTTAGATTTAAAAAAGGAAGTGTTCGTTGTTACATCAAAGGGATATCTCGTTTACTTAAAAAAGATAAAATTTACACAAAATATTACAGTTCTTTAATAACAACACTTTTGACTTTAGAGAAAGAAGTATATGAGTTTTACAATAAAAAATTACCAGAAGGAGGTCTTATAACTAAATGGATAGAAAAAAACCTAAAGTAA